One genomic region from Chionomys nivalis chromosome 17, mChiNiv1.1, whole genome shotgun sequence encodes:
- the Pdgfb gene encoding platelet-derived growth factor subunit B isoform X2, protein MLSDRSIRSFDDLQRLLHGDSVDENGAELDLNMTRAHSGGEPESSSRGRRSLGSLAAAEPAVIAECKTRTEVFQISRNLIDRTNANFLVWPPCVEVQRCSGCCNNRNVQCRASQVQMRPVQVRKIEIVRKKPIFKKATVTLEDHLACKCETIVTPRPVTRSPGTSREQQRAKTPQTRVTVRTVRVRRPLKGKHRKFKHTHDKEALKETLGA, encoded by the exons ATGCTGAGTGACCGCTCTATCCGCTCCTTTGATGACCTCCAGCGCCTGCTGCATGGAGACTCCGTAG ATGAAAATGGGGCCGAGCTGGACCTGAACATGACCCGAGCCCACTCTGGAGGCGAGCCAGAAAGCTCATCTCGAGGGAGGAGGAGCCTAG GTTCCCTGGCAGCCGCAGAGCCCGCTGTAATTGCCGAGTGCAAGACGCGCACAGAGGTGTTCCAGATCTCGCGGAACCTCATCGATCGCACCAACGCCAATTTCCTGGTGTGGCCGCCCTGCGTGGAGGTGCAGCGCTGCTCTGGATGCTGCAACAACCGCAACGTGCAGTGCAGGGCCTCGCAAGTGCAGATGAGGCCAGTGCAG GTGAGAAAGATTGAGATTGTACGGAAGAAGCCAATCTTCAAGAAGGCCACAGTGACCCTGGAGGACCACCTGGCCTGCAAGTGTGAGACAATAGTGACCCCTCGGCCTGTGACTCGGAGCCCTGGGACATCCCGGGAGCAGCAGCGAG CAAAGACGCCTCAAACTCGGGTGACTGTTCGGACGGTGCGAGTCCGCCGGCCCCTCAAAGGGAAGCATCGAAAATTTAAGCACACACATGACAAGGAGGCGCTGAAGGAGACCCTCGGGGCTTAG
- the Pdgfb gene encoding platelet-derived growth factor subunit B isoform X1, giving the protein MNRCWALFLPLCCYLRLVSAEGDPIPEELYEMLSDRSIRSFDDLQRLLHGDSVDENGAELDLNMTRAHSGGEPESSSRGRRSLGSLAAAEPAVIAECKTRTEVFQISRNLIDRTNANFLVWPPCVEVQRCSGCCNNRNVQCRASQVQMRPVQVRKIEIVRKKPIFKKATVTLEDHLACKCETIVTPRPVTRSPGTSREQQRAKTPQTRVTVRTVRVRRPLKGKHRKFKHTHDKEALKETLGA; this is encoded by the exons ATGAATCGCTGCTGGgcgctcttcctgcctctctgctgctACCTGCGTCTGGTCAGCGCCGAG GGGGACCCCATTCCAGAGGAACTCTATGAAATGCTGAGTGACCGCTCTATCCGCTCCTTTGATGACCTCCAGCGCCTGCTGCATGGAGACTCCGTAG ATGAAAATGGGGCCGAGCTGGACCTGAACATGACCCGAGCCCACTCTGGAGGCGAGCCAGAAAGCTCATCTCGAGGGAGGAGGAGCCTAG GTTCCCTGGCAGCCGCAGAGCCCGCTGTAATTGCCGAGTGCAAGACGCGCACAGAGGTGTTCCAGATCTCGCGGAACCTCATCGATCGCACCAACGCCAATTTCCTGGTGTGGCCGCCCTGCGTGGAGGTGCAGCGCTGCTCTGGATGCTGCAACAACCGCAACGTGCAGTGCAGGGCCTCGCAAGTGCAGATGAGGCCAGTGCAG GTGAGAAAGATTGAGATTGTACGGAAGAAGCCAATCTTCAAGAAGGCCACAGTGACCCTGGAGGACCACCTGGCCTGCAAGTGTGAGACAATAGTGACCCCTCGGCCTGTGACTCGGAGCCCTGGGACATCCCGGGAGCAGCAGCGAG CAAAGACGCCTCAAACTCGGGTGACTGTTCGGACGGTGCGAGTCCGCCGGCCCCTCAAAGGGAAGCATCGAAAATTTAAGCACACACATGACAAGGAGGCGCTGAAGGAGACCCTCGGGGCTTAG